The genomic segment ACTTTATTTTTTCCTTTTTATCGGGACTTTTCGGCAGTTTCGCCGCCGGATAAAACTCATCGGAAATAAAAGTTTCATTTCAAAAACTTTCATTTCCGATGCTGTTCTAGCGCCTTACTCTGCCACGGGCTGGCGCGCCACTGCGGCGTCCATCATCTCCTGGCGCTGTTCTTTGGAAATGCCCTCCAGGATGGTATTGATCTCATCCGCCAGCTCGCTGCCCTGCTTGAGGCCGACTGCGATGGCCACATCCTCTTCCGAAGCCTCGAAGCCCTGGCCCTCGCCGAATTCGACGAACGTCAGATCCGGGTTGGCCTCTGCCGCAGAGATAGCCCCCGGGCGCTCGGAGATATAGCCGTCGATTTTGCCGGACTGCAGCGCGACGATCATGGCCGGGAAGGTATCCAGCGCCTGCTGTTTGTCCACGCCCTCGATCTGGTCGATGACGGTATAGTGGAAGGTATTGAGCTGCGCGGTGATCTTCGCGCCGCCAAAATCTGCCAGGGAAGCGGCGTTTGCATACGCGCCGTCCTTCTTCACGACGACGACCAGGTCGCTGGTGTAGTAGGGGTCAGAGAAATCGATGCTGGCCTTGCGCTCTGCCGTCGGGCTCATGCCCGCGATGATGGCGTCAATTTTGCCGGACTGCACCGAGAGCGTCAGGCCATCCCACTCGGTTTTGACGATGACCAGATCGCGGCCCATCTTCTCTGCGATGATCTTGGCGATCTGAACGTCGTAGCCATCCGCATAGCCGCCGCCCTCGATGGGAACAGCCGTATCGCTCGCCTGCGCCTGCGTCCAGTTAAAGGGCGCATAATCGCACTCCATGCCCACGCGCAGCGGCTCTCTGCTGCCTTCTTCCGCCGAAGCGGAGCCTTCCGGGGCGGGTTCCTGCTGCTTTGCGCAGGCGCCCAGGCTCAGCGCCAGCATGAGCGCCAAAACACAGATGAGAATTCTTCTTGTCATTTCCTTTTCCTCCAGATAAAAAATTAACAGCTTTGAGCAGAGGCTCCAAGCTGTTAGAAACAAAGAAAAACTATAATTTGCTAATAGCTCACCGCAGATTCCTGCGACAGTCGGGAAGATATTCTCTCCCCGCCCAACATGACGCCGCTCAAACAGCGCCAGTTTCGGCGAATTTCCCTTTCTCCATGCTTCCTTGCCGTATGAGCGGCTCCCCACGGATACTCCTGATTTTCGCGCCTCTATCTTGCATTGATCATTCAACACACGGTATTCTGTTTTCCCTCATTATGGACGCTTCCGCGCCGTTTGTCAACCACTAATTTTACTTTTTTCGCGCCGCGCCCGCAAAAAAATGCCTCTGCGCGGGGCGCAGAGGCATTGAAACAGCGCGTTAGACTGTCGTCCCCTTAAGCTCCAGCCATTTGATGGCGTGCTGGATATATTCATCCCAGAAATCCCAGTCGTGGATGCCCGGGCCCTCTTCATACGTCAGGTCCAGCCCAAGCTCTTCCATGATGGCCTTGGTTTTGCGCGCGTGCTCATAAATGAAATCTTCCGTGCCCACGGCCAGGAAGAACTTCGGAAGCTCCACGCCATCCGCAATCTGCTTTTTGAGGATGGGCAGGTCGTCCAGCCCGCTGCCCTTGCCGTCGTAGGGCGCTTCAAAGATCGCTTTCCAGGGCCAGGGCGCGTCGTAAGCCTCGGGTTTGCTCGTATCCATGGCCGAAAGGAAATCCATGCCGCCCGAAAGCGCGATGACTTTGCCATACAGATCCGGCCGGCGGATGCCTAGGTTGAGCGCGCCGCCCGCGCCCATGGAAAGGCCGCCGATGAACGTATCCTCCCGCTTATCGCTGGCGGGGAAGAGCGTCTGGATAAAGGCGGGCAGTTCCTCTGTCATAAACGTGAAATACTGGGGGCCGTTGGCCATATCCTGATAAAACGCATTCGCGCCGGACGGCATGACCACCATCAGCTTGGCAAACTGGGCGTATTTCTCGATGGACGAGAGCCGCTGCCAGTCTGTATAGTCGCCGTATGTGCCGTGCAGCAGATAGAGCACCTGGTATTTCGCGCCTTTATGGAAATAGTTCCCCGGGTTGAGCGGCGTTTCCACCGGGTGCGGCGTCGGGATGATCACATTGATATCCGTATTGCTGCGCAGCGCCTCGGAAAAAAAGTTGCAGTGAATGAGCGCCATAATAATTCCCTCCCATATTGAATTTTTATTCGGCGATTTCATTATATCCTTTTGCAAGACGGCACGCAAGGCGCTATACTAGAAGAAATAAAACAAAAAGGAAACGCAAGATGAAACTACACTTTACGCTGGCAGACCCGGCGGGCAACAGGACCGCGCTGGTTCCCGAAAACGAGCAGACCGCGCCCCGCCGCAGGGAAATTTCCCGCAAGCTCATGGAGGACTGCGCCCTGGGCATTGAGCAGGTGGGCTTTTACGACGAGAGCGCCGCGCCGCCGCATCTTCAAATGATGGGCGGAGAGTTCTGCGGCAACGCCGCCCGGAGCTTTGGCCTGATGCTGGCCAAAAAGCGCGGGATGCGGGAAGGCTATCTGGATATTTCGGTCAGCGGCGCAGAGCAGCCGCTCAAGGTGCATATCATGGGGGAGGATGCCAGCGTGCATCTATCCACAGAGCACTCCTTTTCCAGCATCGCTCTGCCCGGCGGGGAGCGGCTTCCTGTGGCAGAGCTGCCGGGCATCAGCCATATCATCGCCGAAGGTCTTTCCGCAGACCCGCTGACCCTCGCCCCCATTTTGCAGGCCGCCCAGGAGCAGCTCTCTGCCCCGGCGGTGGGCGTGCTCTTCTGGGATGCGGAGCGGCGCTTCCTGCGCCCGGCCGTCTGCGTCTGGGAGCAGGGCAGCACGGTTTTCGAGAGCAGCTGCGGCTCGGGCTCGCTGGCCCTGGCCATCTATCTCAAGCGGGAAATGCAGAACGGGGGCTGCTCCATGAGCATCGCTCAGCCGGGCGGGCGCATCCGGGTTGTTCTGCAAAAGCTGGACGGGGCGCTGGTCTCCTGCAAAATCGGCGGGGAGGTCGCGCTTACGGAGCAGGAAGCGGAGATTGGGGAGTAACCGCGAACAAGGGCCCGTCTGGGCAAATTTACAAGCGGCTTTGGGCAAGCGCGCGGCCTATCACCTGCCTCTTTGCCGCAGAAAGCGGAGCGCATGCCAAAATTTTCATGGGGAGAAATCAAAGAACTGCTGGAAAAGAGCATTTCCGAAGGCTTTGAGGCCGAGCTTCGTCTGGGCTTTGCGGACAGGGCGCAGGAATATATGCTGATTATTTATGAGGATGGCTGCTCGTTTGGCAGATGCGGCAGGCCGGAGGAGCAGACCATAGAGTGGTTCGATACGCTGGACGCACTCTATGCGGCGGAGCAGGTGGACGGCATTTTGCTGGAGCGGGATTGGGGAAAAATTAACCAGATGGAGTGCCTGGATTTCGAGATGCTGGGATATTGGGAATGAGCAAATAAAAAAAGCAGAGCAAATGCTCTGCTTTTTTATGCCGTTTTATACGCGCATTCGGCAAGTCCGCCGCATTTTGGGGCAAAGCTATTTCTCAAGCCCAAGCGTTCTGAGGTAATCCCGGATGACACGCACACTTCGCTCATATCCCAGCCGGCTGGTATTGATGCAGAGATCGTAGTTGCTGGCATCCTCCCAATCCCGGCCGGTGTAGTAGCGGTAGTAGGTTCTGCGGTTTTTATCCGTCTTTTCGATGATGCGCTCGGCGTCTTTTCTGCTCCAGGCATACATCTCCATGACGTTTTTGATGCAGGCTTCCCGCTCCGCATAGATGAACAGCCGCACGAGGTTTTCCCGGCCTTCCAAAATATAATCGGCACAGCGGCCCACCATGATGCAGTTCTCCTCCCGCCCGGCCAGGCCTTTGATGATCTGCGCCTGGAATTTGAAGAGGTTGTCGTCCGAGACGAATTCACTGCTCTCCGGGCGGGTATTGGGCTTTTCATGGCGGTATTCGCCGTCTTTGCGCAGCAGCCTTCTGCGCTTGCCCTTCTCTTCCAGCATGCCGAACAGGCCTTCATAGATGCCGCTCTCTTCCGAGGCCATGCGCAAAATATCCCTGTCGTAATACTCGATGCCCAGCTCCCCGGCCAGCATCTGGCCGATGGTCTTTCCGCCGCTGCCAAAGCCTCTGGCAATCGTGATAACGTAGTTTTTGCTCATATGCGCCTCCTTTTTGGGCTATTCGCCCAGATATGCTTTTTTCACCGAATCGTCGCTCAGCAAATCTTTTGCATTTCCCTCCAGCACAATCTTTCCCGTCTCTAAAACATACGCCCGGTCTGCGATGGAAAGAACTTTCCTCGCGTTCTGCTCGACGACCAGCACCGTCGTCCCGGCGGCGTTGATCTCCCGGATGATATCGAACACTTCGCTGACCAGCAGGGGCGAAAGCCCCATGGAAGGCTCATCCATCAGGATGATTTTGGGGCGGGACATGAGCGCCCGGCCCATGGCCAGCATCTGCTGCTCGCCGCCCGAGAGCGTCCCGGCGATCTGCGTGCGGCGCTCTTTGAGCCGCGGGAAGCGGGAATAGACCATTTCCAGCGAATCAGCGATCTCCTTCTTATCCTTGCGGGTAAACGCGCCCAGCCGCAGGTTTTCCAGCACGGTCAGCTCCTGGAAAATCCGCCGCCCCTCGGGCACATGCGCCATGCCCAGCGAGACGATCTTATGCGCGGGAGTTTTGAGCAAATCTGCGCCGTCGAAGCGGATGCTGCCGCCCCTCGGCTGGATGAGCCCGGTGATGGTCTGCAAAATCGTCGTCTTGCCGGCGCCGTTTGCGCCAATCAGCGCCACGATCTCCCCCTGCCCGACCTCGAAGGAGACGCCTTTCACCGCGCCGATGACGCCATAGGATACACTTAAGTTTTCTACTTTCAGCATGGCTTCTCCTCCCTATTCCTCGCCTAAATATGCGGTAATGACTTCCGGGTTGGCCAGCACCTGGCTGGTTTGGCCATGGGCCAGCTCCTGCCCGAAGTTGAGCACGCTGACCTGCTCGCAGATGCCCGCGACCAGCTTCATATCATGCTCGATGAGCAGAATCGTCATATGGAAGTGTTCCCGGACGAAGCGGATGGTATCCATCAGCTCGGCAGTCTCCCCCGGGTTCATGCCCGCCGCAGGCTCATCCAGCAGCAGGAGCTTGGGGTTCGTCGCC from the Christensenellaceae bacterium 44-20 genome contains:
- a CDS encoding alpha/beta hydrolase family protein; translation: MALIHCNFFSEALRSNTDINVIIPTPHPVETPLNPGNYFHKGAKYQVLYLLHGTYGDYTDWQRLSSIEKYAQFAKLMVVMPSGANAFYQDMANGPQYFTFMTEELPAFIQTLFPASDKREDTFIGGLSMGAGGALNLGIRRPDLYGKVIALSGGMDFLSAMDTSKPEAYDAPWPWKAIFEAPYDGKGSGLDDLPILKKQIADGVELPKFFLAVGTEDFIYEHARKTKAIMEELGLDLTYEEGPGIHDWDFWDEYIQHAIKWLELKGTTV
- a CDS encoding cytidylate kinase-like family protein, with the translated sequence MSKNYVITIARGFGSGGKTIGQMLAGELGIEYYDRDILRMASEESGIYEGLFGMLEEKGKRRRLLRKDGEYRHEKPNTRPESSEFVSDDNLFKFQAQIIKGLAGREENCIMVGRCADYILEGRENLVRLFIYAEREACIKNVMEMYAWSRKDAERIIEKTDKNRRTYYRYYTGRDWEDASNYDLCINTSRLGYERSVRVIRDYLRTLGLEK
- a CDS encoding transporter substrate-binding domain-containing protein codes for the protein MTRRILICVLALMLALSLGACAKQQEPAPEGSASAEEGSREPLRVGMECDYAPFNWTQAQASDTAVPIEGGGYADGYDVQIAKIIAEKMGRDLVIVKTEWDGLTLSVQSGKIDAIIAGMSPTAERKASIDFSDPYYTSDLVVVVKKDGAYANAASLADFGGAKITAQLNTFHYTVIDQIEGVDKQQALDTFPAMIVALQSGKIDGYISERPGAISAAEANPDLTFVEFGEGQGFEASEEDVAIAVGLKQGSELADEINTILEGISKEQRQEMMDAAVARQPVAE
- a CDS encoding ABC transporter ATP-binding protein yields the protein MLKVENLSVSYGVIGAVKGVSFEVGQGEIVALIGANGAGKTTILQTITGLIQPRGGSIRFDGADLLKTPAHKIVSLGMAHVPEGRRIFQELTVLENLRLGAFTRKDKKEIADSLEMVYSRFPRLKERRTQIAGTLSGGEQQMLAMGRALMSRPKIILMDEPSMGLSPLLVSEVFDIIREINAAGTTVLVVEQNARKVLSIADRAYVLETGKIVLEGNAKDLLSDDSVKKAYLGE